From the Streptomyces sp. Sge12 genome, the window ATGATGACCTTCGTGTACTGGCGCGGCGAGATAGCCCGGCAGTTCGCGCAGGCGCTGGCGGACCGGGCCCGTGCGGGCGTCCGGGTACGACTGCTGCTGGACGGCTTCGGCAGCCGGCTCATCGAGCAGGACCTGCTGGACCTGATGGAGGACGCCGGGGCCCAGGTGGCGTGGTTCCGCAAGCCCCTCTACCTCTCCCCGCTCAAGCAGAACCACCGCTGCCACCGCAAGGTGCTGGTCGTCGACGAGCAGACGGCCTACACCGGCGGAGTCGGTATCGCCGAGGAATGGTGCGGCAACGCCCGCAACGAGAACGAGTGGCGCGACACCCACGTCCGGCTGCGCGGCCCGGCCGTCGACGGCGTTGCCGCCGCCTTCGCCCAGAACTGGGCCGAGTGCCACGACACCCTCTTCGACGACCGGGACCGTTTCACCGACCACACGCCCCAGGGCGACGCAGTGGTCCAGGTGGTCCGGGGATCGGCCAGCTTCGGCTGGCAGGACATGCAGACCCTGATGCGCGTGGCCATCGAATCCGCCCAGCAGCGCTTTCGCCTGTCCACCGCCTACTTCGCCCCGGACGCCTATTTCATCGAGCTGCTGTGCGCAGCAGCCCGCCGGGGCATCGAGGTCGAGATACTCCTGCCCGGCCCCCACACCGACAAGCGCGTCTGCCGGCTGGCCGGTCAGAACTTCTACGCGGACCTCCTCGCCTGCGGGGTGAAGATCTTCGAGTACCAGCCGACGATGATGCACGCCAAGGTCATCACCGTCGACGGGATCGCGGCCCTGATCGGCTCCAC encodes:
- a CDS encoding phospholipase D-like domain-containing protein, which produces MTSTTSGARLPDAATTTVLPVAERKQRMRRRLERLIGIAATEGNSLLPLRNGDEIFTAMLDSIRAAEHTVDMMTFVYWRGEIARQFAQALADRARAGVRVRLLLDGFGSRLIEQDLLDLMEDAGAQVAWFRKPLYLSPLKQNHRCHRKVLVVDEQTAYTGGVGIAEEWCGNARNENEWRDTHVRLRGPAVDGVAAAFAQNWAECHDTLFDDRDRFTDHTPQGDAVVQVVRGSASFGWQDMQTLMRVAIESAQQRFRLSTAYFAPDAYFIELLCAAARRGIEVEILLPGPHTDKRVCRLAGQNFYADLLACGVKIFEYQPTMMHAKVITVDGIAALIGSTNFNRRSLDHDEEVMLAVLDEDFTATLDRHFDEDLEASERMVAARWNRRSTTQRLRELAVTPIRRFL